A region from the Bacteroidota bacterium genome encodes:
- a CDS encoding COX15/CtaA family protein: protein MKAVRIWLWTGVVMVLIQVMIGGITRLTESGLSITEWDVVMGSMPPGNDAEWEKEFQLYQSSAQYAKINSDFSVEQFKKIYWWEFIHRNWARLISIVFLFPFIYFLLKKKFNAAWIRKLAVVFLLGGLQGFVGWIMVASGLEGDPWVDPSKLTIHLLLALIVFMYLIWLALSYRETPVISDHPSANSSIKWIIILILIQISLGGLMAGTDAGRLYNTYPLMNGRVIPEGAFHDIFTADKLVALSTEINFLHRSFAIIVALAIIGFWFQNRKYTSTRLHKLNSAFILVLCLQFLLGVFTLLGSSENIPVFLGVSHQVVACLLLGLSVTILFYSKHRDGVVIVKKI, encoded by the coding sequence ATGAAGGCAGTTCGTATCTGGTTGTGGACAGGAGTGGTGATGGTTTTGATACAGGTGATGATCGGTGGGATCACCCGTTTAACTGAGTCGGGGTTATCCATCACAGAATGGGATGTTGTGATGGGTAGTATGCCTCCCGGAAATGATGCAGAATGGGAAAAAGAATTCCAATTATATCAATCCTCTGCACAATATGCAAAAATTAACAGCGATTTCAGTGTCGAACAATTTAAAAAAATTTATTGGTGGGAATTTATTCATAGAAACTGGGCAAGATTAATTAGCATCGTATTTTTATTTCCATTTATTTATTTTCTACTTAAAAAGAAATTTAATGCAGCCTGGATAAGAAAATTAGCAGTTGTTTTTTTATTGGGCGGACTACAGGGATTTGTTGGTTGGATTATGGTTGCAAGTGGATTGGAGGGTGATCCCTGGGTGGATCCTTCTAAACTTACCATACATTTGTTACTTGCGTTGATCGTATTTATGTATCTGATCTGGCTCGCTTTGTCGTATAGGGAAACACCGGTTATATCAGATCATCCATCCGCTAACAGTTCAATTAAATGGATTATTATTTTAATACTTATACAAATTAGTTTGGGCGGATTAATGGCCGGTACCGATGCCGGAAGATTATATAATACCTATCCGCTTATGAATGGAAGAGTAATTCCCGAGGGTGCATTCCATGATATTTTTACTGCGGATAAATTGGTTGCGCTGAGCACAGAGATAAACTTTTTGCATCGCAGTTTTGCAATAATTGTTGCATTGGCAATTATTGGTTTTTGGTTTCAAAACAGAAAATACACTTCAACGCGCTTGCATAAATTGAATAGCGCATTTATTTTGGTATTATGCTTGCAATTTTTATTAGGCGTATTTACTTTGTTGGGAAGTTCTGAAAATATTCCGGTATTTTTAGGTGTTTCGCATCAGGTGGTGGCTTGTTTATTATTGGGGTTATCCGTAACAATTCTGTTTTATTCAAAACATAGAGATGGAGTTGTGATCGTAAAAAAAATATAA
- a CDS encoding T9SS type A sorting domain-containing protein, with the protein MKTLKPGFKLASYSTAAIASLITVNSQAQIVYHDIDPDMEIDPEDICIPEPPGYDFSPGNDFSCGETFTEFFDINSDAVIDFKIKLDHDYWSLWPSQYHENSASLFLYNLNKVGGDNNDVYKYAMGDAIDLGVNWIAGHPVLGFYNYEINEPGDQPLIDSKYAFSAFRLQVGAAKHFAWIRLSVDPLTDRVIVHDYAYNATPGATILAGETGDCYPPSISEVVNITPASAKLQWAPVFNATKYQLYYRKTGVAAWTKLQFGPATIQKTITGLLCDSEYEWKMRTKCGAELSDFSAIHTFNTASCRIEEMASDEEPILIYPNPASHNIIIELQQFSTMENEDIQIDIFDVTGIKMDSYVTTDLSVILNISAYPKGNYIVKVNSATLNSVGKFIVQ; encoded by the coding sequence ATGAAAACACTTAAACCTGGATTTAAATTAGCCTCTTATTCAACAGCTGCAATAGCTTCTCTAATAACGGTCAACTCACAGGCACAAATTGTATATCACGATATCGACCCTGATATGGAGATCGATCCTGAAGATATTTGTATACCGGAACCACCCGGATATGACTTTTCTCCGGGCAATGATTTTAGTTGCGGTGAAACTTTTACGGAGTTTTTTGATATTAATTCTGACGCAGTAATAGATTTTAAAATAAAGCTAGATCATGATTATTGGTCCTTATGGCCTTCACAATATCATGAGAACTCAGCTTCCCTTTTTCTGTATAATTTAAATAAGGTAGGGGGCGATAACAATGATGTATACAAATATGCAATGGGTGATGCGATAGACCTTGGCGTTAATTGGATAGCAGGACATCCGGTGCTTGGATTTTATAATTATGAAATAAACGAGCCTGGAGATCAGCCATTAATAGATTCAAAATATGCATTTTCCGCTTTCCGTTTGCAGGTTGGGGCAGCTAAACATTTTGCATGGATCAGATTGAGTGTCGATCCTTTAACCGATCGGGTGATCGTGCATGATTATGCTTATAATGCAACTCCGGGAGCAACTATTCTTGCCGGTGAAACAGGAGATTGTTATCCGCCATCTATTTCGGAAGTAGTAAATATTACGCCCGCAAGTGCAAAATTACAATGGGCGCCGGTTTTTAATGCGACCAAGTATCAATTGTATTATCGCAAAACCGGAGTGGCAGCCTGGACGAAACTTCAATTCGGTCCCGCAACTATTCAGAAAACAATTACCGGATTATTATGTGATAGTGAATATGAATGGAAAATGAGAACAAAATGTGGCGCAGAATTATCAGATTTTTCTGCAATTCATACCTTTAATACCGCTTCATGCAGAATTGAAGAAATGGCAAGTGATGAAGAGCCAATTTTAATTTATCCAAATCCTGCCTCGCATAATATAATTATTGAATTACAACAATTTTCCACAATGGAAAATGAGGATATTCAAATTGATATTTTTGATGTTACCGGCATAAAAATGGATTCTTATGTTACAACAGATTTGAGTGTTATCTTGAATATTTCAGCTTATCCGAAGGGAAATTATATTGTTAAAGTAAATTCTGCAACATTAAATAGTGTTGGAAAATTTATTGTGCAATAA
- the nosD gene encoding nitrous oxide reductase family maturation protein NosD, protein MFSGIFKIIFIGFFISILSTASADTLYVIQGSKLSSIKQAITKAQPFDVIHINKGIYKEGNIQIEKPLSIIGEIDAILDGENKTEIFTIASDHVNIKGLTLKNTGYSSMDDRAAIKLLSASFCVIDGNTIENTCFGIYLLQVSNCVIKNNKLKASAVQELRSGNGIHVWKSDSLTIKNNTIEHYRDGIYFEFVTHAGVYDNISTKNLRYGIHFMFSNNDEYTGNTFTQNGSGVAVMFSKNVTIKNNIFSYSEGGAAYGVLFKEITDAQIENNIFSNNTVALYMEGSNRLVIKNNLLQANGRACSMQANCYDVQMTQNNFIGNTFDIATNGTLSMNDLNGNYWDKYEGYDLDKNGIGDVPYTPVSLYSVIIEKMPYSILLYRSLMVYLLDRSEKVLPGVDESRIKDYKPLMKAVDL, encoded by the coding sequence ATGTTTTCAGGCATATTTAAAATAATATTTATAGGATTCTTCATCAGCATTCTTAGCACTGCTTCTGCAGATACTTTGTATGTAATACAAGGATCCAAATTATCTTCTATTAAACAGGCTATAACCAAAGCACAGCCATTTGATGTTATTCATATAAACAAAGGAATATATAAAGAAGGAAATATTCAGATCGAAAAACCTCTTTCCATTATTGGTGAGATTGATGCGATTTTAGATGGCGAAAATAAGACTGAGATTTTTACTATTGCTTCTGATCATGTAAATATCAAGGGGCTCACTCTAAAAAATACAGGTTATTCCAGCATGGACGACAGGGCAGCCATAAAATTATTATCTGCAAGTTTTTGTGTTATAGATGGAAATACAATTGAAAACACTTGTTTTGGAATATATCTCTTACAGGTTTCAAACTGCGTTATCAAAAACAATAAACTCAAAGCAAGTGCAGTGCAGGAGCTCCGGTCAGGAAATGGCATTCATGTGTGGAAAAGCGATAGTTTAACAATAAAAAATAACACCATCGAACATTATAGGGATGGAATATATTTTGAATTTGTTACACATGCCGGAGTGTATGATAATATCAGCACAAAGAATCTGCGTTACGGAATTCATTTTATGTTTTCCAACAACGATGAATATACCGGAAATACTTTCACTCAAAATGGATCGGGTGTGGCAGTAATGTTTTCAAAGAATGTAACGATCAAAAATAATATTTTCAGTTATAGTGAGGGAGGTGCAGCATATGGGGTTTTATTTAAAGAAATAACCGATGCGCAGATTGAAAATAATATTTTTAGCAACAATACTGTAGCTTTATATATGGAAGGATCAAACAGATTGGTGATAAAAAACAATCTTCTTCAAGCGAATGGCCGGGCATGCAGCATGCAAGCGAATTGTTATGATGTACAAATGACACAAAATAATTTTATAGGAAACACCTTTGATATAGCCACAAACGGTACTTTAAGTATGAACGACCTGAATGGCAATTATTGGGACAAATATGAAGGCTATGATCTTGATAAAAATGGCATTGGTGATGTTCCATACACTCCCGTAAGTTTATATTCCGTTATTATTGAAAAAATGCCTTATTCGATTTTATTATACCGAAGTTTAATGGTTTATTTGCTCGATCGTTCTGAGAAAGTGTTACCTGGAGTAGATGAAAGCAGAATCAAAGATTATAAACCACTTATGAAAGCAGTTGATCTATGA
- a CDS encoding ABC transporter permease subunit: MKIIKYVFLDIIRNKILIAYTAFLLAISLGFFSLNDNPIKSISSLLNIVLIVLPLFSIIFASSYYYNSYEFTELLLAQPVKRKKLFISQYFGVSISLAVAFLLGCGIPVLLFAPNAAGLLLICGGITLTFVFVSLAFLASVFARDKAKGIGVALLLWFYFVFIYDALVLITMFALSDYPIEKFVLALAFFNPVDLIRIILLMQLDVAAIMGYTGAVFNNFLGSANGIISCFIAIGFWIIIPLLLSLRKFVKKDI, from the coding sequence ATGAAAATAATTAAATATGTATTTCTTGATATTATCCGCAATAAAATACTTATTGCCTATACTGCATTTTTACTTGCAATTTCCCTGGGGTTCTTTTCCTTAAACGATAATCCAATTAAATCAATAAGTAGTTTATTGAATATTGTACTTATCGTTCTCCCCTTGTTCAGTATTATTTTTGCAAGCTCTTATTATTACAATTCATATGAATTTACCGAATTACTTTTAGCACAACCTGTAAAAAGGAAAAAACTTTTTATTAGTCAGTATTTTGGCGTAAGCATTTCGCTTGCAGTTGCCTTTTTGTTGGGATGCGGAATTCCGGTTTTACTTTTTGCACCTAATGCTGCAGGATTATTATTGATTTGCGGGGGAATTACCTTAACCTTTGTATTTGTATCTCTGGCTTTTCTGGCATCCGTATTTGCACGAGATAAGGCCAAAGGGATAGGAGTTGCACTTTTATTGTGGTTTTATTTTGTTTTTATTTATGATGCTTTAGTACTAATTACAATGTTTGCTTTGAGTGATTATCCAATAGAAAAATTTGTGTTGGCACTCGCTTTTTTTAATCCGGTTGATCTTATCAGGATAATATTGCTGATGCAGCTAGATGTTGCGGCGATTATGGGTTATACAGGAGCCGTTTTTAATAATTTTCTTGGATCCGCAAATGGTATTATTTCCTGTTTTATTGCAATCGGATTTTGGATAATTATTCCGCTACTCTTAAGTTTACGCAAATTTGTAAAAAAAGATATCTGA
- a CDS encoding nitrous oxide reductase accessory protein NosL: MKYSGISTLIVFFTFISACSIKSKPITEGVDTCENCKMTVMEKKYAGEIVTNKGRTFIFDDLHCLNNYLSVNMLAKDEVKFILVSDYYHPDKLIPADKALFFYSEELHTPMNGKTVALSDSGGLTKIQGEYNGMSRLLVEVIQ, translated from the coding sequence ATGAAATATTCAGGCATATCAACACTAATTGTTTTTTTCACCTTTATTTCCGCATGCAGTATAAAATCGAAACCTATTACAGAAGGTGTTGATACTTGTGAAAATTGCAAAATGACAGTTATGGAAAAGAAATACGCCGGAGAAATTGTGACAAATAAAGGGAGGACTTTTATATTTGATGATCTCCATTGTTTAAACAATTATCTTTCTGTAAATATGTTGGCAAAGGATGAAGTTAAATTTATACTCGTTTCCGATTATTATCACCCGGATAAATTAATTCCCGCAGATAAAGCATTATTTTTTTATTCAGAAGAGTTACATACCCCCATGAATGGAAAAACAGTAGCTCTTTCCGATAGTGGTGGCTTGACAAAAATTCAAGGGGAATACAACGGCATGTCACGACTGCTGGTAGAGGTAATTCAATAA
- a CDS encoding cyanophycinase: protein MAFKKYVLIIILVVCVVSVFSQSSKHPKGSLFIIGGGDRTEALMKAMMETAQLAPNDYVAVLPMSGEEPDTSYYYFKWDIELYCKNTIANLNFTKETANDKKLLDSLLGAKLIFITGGDQNRFMEIVLGTPIYDVIHKAYQNGSVISGTSAGAAVMSKYMITGNQLLDTTYYSTFYSIVDNNIEFKEGLGLAENIIVDQHFVARSRYNRLFSAMSEYPGILCVGIDEATALVIHGKSASVAGESQVVYMKNRGNISRDKNNYLRFENVRIKIFVPGDRFKIK from the coding sequence ATGGCATTTAAAAAATACGTTCTGATTATCATTTTAGTAGTTTGTGTAGTATCCGTTTTCTCTCAGTCGTCAAAACATCCTAAAGGCAGTTTATTCATTATTGGCGGTGGCGACAGAACAGAAGCATTAATGAAAGCAATGATGGAAACTGCACAACTCGCTCCAAATGATTATGTTGCGGTGCTGCCTATGTCGGGGGAAGAACCGGATACTTCTTATTATTATTTTAAGTGGGATATCGAATTATATTGCAAGAATACCATTGCCAATTTAAATTTCACTAAAGAAACGGCGAATGATAAAAAATTACTGGATTCACTTTTAGGTGCTAAATTAATTTTTATAACAGGTGGTGATCAGAACAGGTTTATGGAAATTGTATTGGGTACACCAATTTATGATGTAATTCATAAGGCATATCAAAATGGATCGGTAATTTCCGGAACAAGTGCAGGAGCTGCGGTGATGAGTAAATATATGATTACCGGAAATCAATTATTGGATACCACATATTATTCTACTTTTTATTCTATTGTAGATAATAATATTGAATTTAAAGAAGGTTTAGGATTAGCGGAAAATATTATTGTTGATCAACATTTTGTTGCAAGAAGCAGATATAACAGATTGTTTTCCGCAATGAGTGAATATCCTGGAATATTATGCGTAGGAATTGATGAGGCTACTGCTTTGGTTATACATGGCAAAAGTGCAAGTGTTGCCGGAGAAAGCCAGGTAGTTTATATGAAAAACAGAGGCAATATATCAAGGGATAAAAATAATTATCTGCGCTTTGAAAATGTGAGGATAAAAATATTTGTGCCCGGGGATAGATTTAAAATAAAATAG
- a CDS encoding ABC transporter ATP-binding protein, producing the protein MIKIQNISKTYNKIAALKNVSVNLFPSQSIALIGPNGSGKSTLMKCILGLVFPDKGTIEVMGEKITFTGNYRKKIGYMPQIVRFPDNMKVGQLFNMIQDIREEKINIDRELIEQFEINSFINKPLGALSGGMKQKVNAALAFMFNPDILILDEPTAGLDPLSAELLKDKIKNEKEKGKLIIISSHILADLEEITTHVVYLIDGELEFFKSMDSLIKETGTQNLSKAIAKIMTEIKVVHENN; encoded by the coding sequence ATGATCAAAATACAAAACATCAGCAAAACTTATAATAAAATAGCCGCATTAAAAAATGTATCAGTAAATTTATTCCCTTCACAATCCATCGCATTAATAGGACCAAACGGTTCGGGAAAATCTACGCTGATGAAATGTATTCTTGGATTGGTTTTTCCTGATAAAGGAACAATTGAGGTAATGGGCGAAAAAATAACTTTCACAGGGAATTACAGAAAAAAGATCGGATACATGCCACAGATTGTCCGTTTTCCGGATAATATGAAAGTAGGCCAGCTATTTAATATGATTCAGGATATAAGGGAAGAAAAAATTAACATCGATCGTGAGCTTATCGAACAATTTGAGATCAATTCATTTATCAATAAACCTTTGGGTGCACTTTCCGGTGGCATGAAACAAAAAGTAAATGCAGCGCTTGCATTTATGTTTAACCCCGATATTCTTATATTGGATGAACCAACAGCGGGATTGGATCCATTATCCGCAGAATTATTAAAAGATAAAATTAAAAATGAGAAAGAAAAAGGCAAACTCATAATTATATCCTCCCATATTTTAGCCGATCTTGAAGAAATAACAACACACGTGGTATATCTCATCGACGGCGAACTGGAGTTCTTTAAAAGCATGGATTCATTGATCAAAGAAACAGGCACTCAAAATTTAAGCAAGGCAATTGCAAAAATTATGACCGAAATAAAAGTAGTACATGAAAATAATTAA